The following proteins are co-located in the Hydractinia symbiolongicarpus strain clone_291-10 chromosome 7, HSymV2.1, whole genome shotgun sequence genome:
- the LOC130648925 gene encoding glycine receptor subunit alpha-3-like isoform X1, which translates to MTNLRMMEAMLLLLLSISNFVQASTLLEAQLKEIKYEKYQKPSTEGSAVNITVQVYVHSLGKIDESDFTFEVGFYLRQWWNDPRLASKKFHTIRTTSLDKLIWTPNTSVLDSHQTKEFKNAIRTVIEPNGEVYVARRLLAKSRCEMNLKYYPMDLQVCHLTLENYAYATDEINISWHHLPISRRQGILLDGYDLIGINTETETYQTVIGHETESFKLLHMHFYVKRTFMYFVYRAYIPSVLLSVFSFASFWIPDTAVPARIGIIVTGFLANVFILQGVSEQTVKVSYTTPMQIFLVVNISLIICALIEYVIILQLQRRKKDKVDTSKDPSDLNTHVSYGSFLMLEQKRKKKTNGFLRQNAVFKNDYAPAESDYLPLHDDVTSKQTKTKQPTRPDVHKLDRVTQILLPILYLIFLTCYFGYYRNVERENVNMVAFKS; encoded by the exons ATGACAAATTTGAGGATGATGGAGGccatgttgttattgttgttgtcgaTTTCGAATTTTGTACAAGCTTCTACACTGCTCGAAGCGcaactaaaagaaataaaatacgaGAAATATCAAAAACCAAGTACGGAAG gATCAGCAGTTAATATCACAGTACAAGTTTATGTTCATTCACTGGGAAAGATTGACGAGAGTGATTTT ACATTTGAAGTCGGTTTTTATTTACGTCAATGGTGGAATGATCCAAGACTTGCATCAAAGAAATTCCACACGATTCGGACTACTTCTCTTGATAAATTGATATGGACTCCAAACACATCTGTTCTTGATTCTCATCaaacaaaagaatttaagaACGCTATTCGAACTGTTATTGAACCAAATGGTGAAGTGTATGTTGCTCGAAG ACTCCTGGCCAAAAGTCGATGTGAAATGAATTTAAAGTATTACCCTATGGACCTTCAAGTCTGTCATTTAACATTAGAAAACT atGCTTATGCAACTGATGAAATCAACATATCATGGCATCATTTGCCAATTTCAAGAAGACAAGGAATTTTATTGGATGGTTACGATTTGATCGGTATCAACACAGAGACGGAAACATACCAAACAGTAATAGGAC acGAGACTGAATCATTCAAGTTACTTCACATGCACTTCTATGTGAAGCGAACTTTTATGTATTTCGTCTACCGTGCATATATCCCATCAGTGCTGTTATCCGTGTTCTCGTTTGCATCATTCTGGATACCCGATACTGCAGTCCCAGCTCGTATTGGAATAATCGTAACTGGCTTTCTAGCAAATGTATTTATCCTGCAAGGTGTCAGTGAGCAGACTGTAAAAGTTTCTTATACCACTCCCATGCAAATTTTTTTGGTGGTCAATATTTCTCTTATTATTTGTGCACTGATTGAATATGTTATTATATTGCAACTACAAAGACGAAAAAAG GACAAAGTCGATACAAGCAAAGACCCTTCAGACTTGAACACTCATGTAAGCTATGGGAGTTTTCTTATGcttgaacaaaaaagaaaaaagaaaacaaacggATTTCTCCGCCAAAATGCCGTTTTTAAAAACGACTACGCACCGGCGGAAAGCGATTATTTACCATTACATGATGACGTCACGAGTAaacaaacgaaaacaaaacaaccaaCACGACCTGATGTACACAAACTTGATCGCGTCACTCAGATTCTTTTGCCCATTTTGTATCTGATATTCTTGACATGTTATTTTGGTTACTATAGAAACGTAGAACGCGAAAATGTAAACATGGTTGCCTTTAAATCTTGA
- the LOC130648925 gene encoding glycine receptor subunit alpha-3-like isoform X3, producing the protein MFNFLLLFVILRATNGLTRLEKLLKEVSYEQFERPNDLGSAVNITVQVYVHSLGKIDESDFTFEVGFYLRQWWNDPRLASKKFHTIRTTSLDKLIWTPNTSVLDSHQTKEFKNAIRTVIEPNGEVYVARRLLAKSRCEMNLKYYPMDLQVCHLTLENYAYATDEINISWHHLPISRRQGILLDGYDLIGINTETETYQTVIGHETESFKLLHMHFYVKRTFMYFVYRAYIPSVLLSVFSFASFWIPDTAVPARIGIIVTGFLANVFILQGVSEQTVKVSYTTPMQIFLVVNISLIICALIEYVIILQLQRRKKDKVDTSKDPSDLNTHVSYGSFLMLEQKRKKKTNGFLRQNAVFKNDYAPAESDYLPLHDDVTSKQTKTKQPTRPDVHKLDRVTQILLPILYLIFLTCYFGYYRNVERENVNMVAFKS; encoded by the exons ATgttcaattttttgttgttattcgTAATTCTACGCGCTACAAACGGGCTAACAAGGCTGGAAAAACTTTTGAAAGAAGTTTCGTATGAACAGTTTGAACGTCCAAATGATTTAG gATCAGCAGTTAATATCACAGTACAAGTTTATGTTCATTCACTGGGAAAGATTGACGAGAGTGATTTT ACATTTGAAGTCGGTTTTTATTTACGTCAATGGTGGAATGATCCAAGACTTGCATCAAAGAAATTCCACACGATTCGGACTACTTCTCTTGATAAATTGATATGGACTCCAAACACATCTGTTCTTGATTCTCATCaaacaaaagaatttaagaACGCTATTCGAACTGTTATTGAACCAAATGGTGAAGTGTATGTTGCTCGAAG ACTCCTGGCCAAAAGTCGATGTGAAATGAATTTAAAGTATTACCCTATGGACCTTCAAGTCTGTCATTTAACATTAGAAAACT atGCTTATGCAACTGATGAAATCAACATATCATGGCATCATTTGCCAATTTCAAGAAGACAAGGAATTTTATTGGATGGTTACGATTTGATCGGTATCAACACAGAGACGGAAACATACCAAACAGTAATAGGAC acGAGACTGAATCATTCAAGTTACTTCACATGCACTTCTATGTGAAGCGAACTTTTATGTATTTCGTCTACCGTGCATATATCCCATCAGTGCTGTTATCCGTGTTCTCGTTTGCATCATTCTGGATACCCGATACTGCAGTCCCAGCTCGTATTGGAATAATCGTAACTGGCTTTCTAGCAAATGTATTTATCCTGCAAGGTGTCAGTGAGCAGACTGTAAAAGTTTCTTATACCACTCCCATGCAAATTTTTTTGGTGGTCAATATTTCTCTTATTATTTGTGCACTGATTGAATATGTTATTATATTGCAACTACAAAGACGAAAAAAG GACAAAGTCGATACAAGCAAAGACCCTTCAGACTTGAACACTCATGTAAGCTATGGGAGTTTTCTTATGcttgaacaaaaaagaaaaaagaaaacaaacggATTTCTCCGCCAAAATGCCGTTTTTAAAAACGACTACGCACCGGCGGAAAGCGATTATTTACCATTACATGATGACGTCACGAGTAaacaaacgaaaacaaaacaaccaaCACGACCTGATGTACACAAACTTGATCGCGTCACTCAGATTCTTTTGCCCATTTTGTATCTGATATTCTTGACATGTTATTTTGGTTACTATAGAAACGTAGAACGCGAAAATGTAAACATGGTTGCCTTTAAATCTTGA
- the LOC130648925 gene encoding gamma-aminobutyric acid receptor subunit alpha-2-like isoform X2: protein MTNLRMMEAMLLLLLSISNFVQASTLLEAQLKEIKYEKYQKPRSAVNITVQVYVHSLGKIDESDFTFEVGFYLRQWWNDPRLASKKFHTIRTTSLDKLIWTPNTSVLDSHQTKEFKNAIRTVIEPNGEVYVARRLLAKSRCEMNLKYYPMDLQVCHLTLENYAYATDEINISWHHLPISRRQGILLDGYDLIGINTETETYQTVIGHETESFKLLHMHFYVKRTFMYFVYRAYIPSVLLSVFSFASFWIPDTAVPARIGIIVTGFLANVFILQGVSEQTVKVSYTTPMQIFLVVNISLIICALIEYVIILQLQRRKKDKVDTSKDPSDLNTHVSYGSFLMLEQKRKKKTNGFLRQNAVFKNDYAPAESDYLPLHDDVTSKQTKTKQPTRPDVHKLDRVTQILLPILYLIFLTCYFGYYRNVERENVNMVAFKS from the exons ATGACAAATTTGAGGATGATGGAGGccatgttgttattgttgttgtcgaTTTCGAATTTTGTACAAGCTTCTACACTGCTCGAAGCGcaactaaaagaaataaaatacgaGAAATATCAAAAACCAA gATCAGCAGTTAATATCACAGTACAAGTTTATGTTCATTCACTGGGAAAGATTGACGAGAGTGATTTT ACATTTGAAGTCGGTTTTTATTTACGTCAATGGTGGAATGATCCAAGACTTGCATCAAAGAAATTCCACACGATTCGGACTACTTCTCTTGATAAATTGATATGGACTCCAAACACATCTGTTCTTGATTCTCATCaaacaaaagaatttaagaACGCTATTCGAACTGTTATTGAACCAAATGGTGAAGTGTATGTTGCTCGAAG ACTCCTGGCCAAAAGTCGATGTGAAATGAATTTAAAGTATTACCCTATGGACCTTCAAGTCTGTCATTTAACATTAGAAAACT atGCTTATGCAACTGATGAAATCAACATATCATGGCATCATTTGCCAATTTCAAGAAGACAAGGAATTTTATTGGATGGTTACGATTTGATCGGTATCAACACAGAGACGGAAACATACCAAACAGTAATAGGAC acGAGACTGAATCATTCAAGTTACTTCACATGCACTTCTATGTGAAGCGAACTTTTATGTATTTCGTCTACCGTGCATATATCCCATCAGTGCTGTTATCCGTGTTCTCGTTTGCATCATTCTGGATACCCGATACTGCAGTCCCAGCTCGTATTGGAATAATCGTAACTGGCTTTCTAGCAAATGTATTTATCCTGCAAGGTGTCAGTGAGCAGACTGTAAAAGTTTCTTATACCACTCCCATGCAAATTTTTTTGGTGGTCAATATTTCTCTTATTATTTGTGCACTGATTGAATATGTTATTATATTGCAACTACAAAGACGAAAAAAG GACAAAGTCGATACAAGCAAAGACCCTTCAGACTTGAACACTCATGTAAGCTATGGGAGTTTTCTTATGcttgaacaaaaaagaaaaaagaaaacaaacggATTTCTCCGCCAAAATGCCGTTTTTAAAAACGACTACGCACCGGCGGAAAGCGATTATTTACCATTACATGATGACGTCACGAGTAaacaaacgaaaacaaaacaaccaaCACGACCTGATGTACACAAACTTGATCGCGTCACTCAGATTCTTTTGCCCATTTTGTATCTGATATTCTTGACATGTTATTTTGGTTACTATAGAAACGTAGAACGCGAAAATGTAAACATGGTTGCCTTTAAATCTTGA